One Hyphomicrobium sp. CS1GBMeth3 DNA window includes the following coding sequences:
- a CDS encoding amidohydrolase, which translates to MTDSPDLVLRDGRITTLDAATPDVQALAIKDGLVQAVGTTDDIMRTAVPGTKVIDLGGRRVIPGLNDSHTHLIRGGLNFNMELRWEGVPSVADALRVLKEQAARTPAPQWVRVVGGWSEFQFAERRMPTLDEINQAAPDTPVFILHLYGRALLNRAALNVLGFDKSTPNPPGGVIEKDASGHPTGLLLAKPSALILYSTLARGPRLPVEDQINSTRHYMREMNRLGITSVIDAGGGGQNYPDDYDVIQRLHDAGELTVRIAYNLFAQNAGGELGDYERWISMVKPGAGSSLLRMNGAGENLTWSAADFENFLEPRPDLAPTMESELEPIVELLAANKWPFRIHATYDESIDRFLTVFERVNGKQAFDARLIIDHAETISDRNIDRIKALGGGIAIQHRMAFQGEYFVERYGAEAAQATPPVSTMLAAGLPVGGGTDATRVSSYDPWVALFWLTTGQTLGGLPLYGESNTLDRETALRVWTEGSAWFSGEADVKGTLAPGKYADLVVLSADYMAVPPQEIRRINSVLTIVGGDVVYGEGSFADLSPPIPPASPDWSPVNTVPSPAQRAEVGGETKHARACADGCNSHCGVHGHDHMIAWNNPLPVSDKNAFWGALGCSCFAA; encoded by the coding sequence ATGACCGATTCACCCGATCTCGTCCTGCGCGACGGACGCATCACCACGCTCGATGCCGCCACGCCGGATGTGCAGGCGCTGGCGATCAAGGACGGGCTCGTCCAAGCGGTTGGTACGACCGACGACATCATGCGGACGGCCGTGCCCGGAACCAAGGTCATCGATCTCGGCGGCCGCCGTGTCATCCCCGGTCTCAACGATAGCCATACGCATCTGATACGCGGCGGGCTTAACTTCAATATGGAGCTGAGATGGGAAGGCGTGCCGTCCGTTGCCGACGCGTTGCGCGTTTTGAAAGAGCAGGCGGCCCGTACGCCTGCGCCCCAGTGGGTGCGCGTCGTGGGGGGGTGGTCGGAGTTCCAGTTCGCCGAGCGGCGAATGCCGACGCTCGACGAGATTAATCAGGCGGCGCCGGACACCCCAGTCTTTATCCTTCACCTTTATGGGCGCGCGCTTCTGAACAGGGCTGCGCTCAACGTTCTGGGATTCGATAAATCGACGCCGAACCCGCCCGGTGGCGTCATCGAGAAGGATGCCAGTGGGCACCCCACGGGACTGCTGCTCGCCAAGCCGTCAGCGCTCATTCTCTATTCAACACTGGCGCGTGGGCCGAGGCTTCCGGTCGAGGATCAGATCAACTCGACGCGCCACTACATGCGCGAGATGAACCGCCTCGGGATCACCTCAGTGATCGACGCGGGCGGCGGCGGCCAGAACTATCCTGACGACTACGACGTCATTCAACGCCTGCACGATGCCGGCGAACTCACGGTGCGCATCGCCTACAACCTATTCGCGCAGAACGCGGGCGGAGAGCTTGGCGACTACGAGCGCTGGATTTCGATGGTGAAGCCCGGAGCGGGAAGCAGCCTCTTGCGTATGAACGGCGCCGGCGAGAACCTCACGTGGTCGGCCGCCGATTTCGAGAACTTCCTCGAGCCGCGTCCCGACCTTGCGCCGACGATGGAAAGCGAACTCGAGCCGATTGTCGAGCTGCTCGCGGCGAACAAGTGGCCGTTCCGAATTCACGCAACCTACGACGAATCCATCGACCGCTTCCTCACCGTGTTCGAGCGCGTGAACGGGAAGCAGGCGTTCGACGCCCGGCTCATCATCGATCACGCGGAGACGATCAGCGACCGCAACATCGACCGCATCAAGGCGCTCGGCGGCGGCATCGCCATTCAGCATCGCATGGCGTTCCAGGGAGAATATTTCGTCGAGCGCTACGGCGCGGAAGCCGCTCAAGCGACCCCTCCGGTCAGCACGATGCTTGCTGCCGGCCTGCCTGTCGGCGGGGGTACGGACGCGACACGCGTGTCGTCCTACGACCCCTGGGTTGCGCTCTTCTGGTTGACGACCGGGCAGACCCTCGGAGGGCTTCCGCTCTACGGGGAAAGCAACACTCTCGATCGCGAAACCGCGCTCCGGGTCTGGACCGAGGGGTCGGCCTGGTTCTCCGGCGAAGCCGATGTCAAAGGGACGCTCGCTCCCGGCAAGTATGCCGACCTCGTGGTGCTGTCCGCGGACTACATGGCGGTTCCGCCGCAGGAGATCCGGCGGATCAATTCGGTGCTCACGATCGTCGGCGGAGATGTGGTCTATGGCGAAGGCAGTTTCGCGGACCTTTCGCCGCCCATCCCGCCTGCGTCGCCGGACTGGAGCCCGGTAAATACGGTTCCGAGCCCGGCGCAGCGTGCCGAAGTTGGCGGCGAAACGAAGCATGCGCGGGCGTGTGCCGACGGCTGCAATTCTCACTGCGGCGTTCACGGCCACGATCATATGATCGCCTGGAACAATCCGCTCCCCGTTTCCGACAAGAACGCCTTCTGGGGCGCTCTCGGCTGCTCATGCTTCGCGGCATGA
- a CDS encoding putative quinol monooxygenase, translated as MTSKITAILTARPGKGAELQTLLISMAPHCRAEPGNLRWDVWRDSSNEDRYVLDELYRDRAAVEAHRDTPHFQDYLARITELAERTAVVSGPVDVK; from the coding sequence ATGACGTCCAAGATAACCGCCATCCTTACTGCCCGCCCCGGCAAGGGCGCAGAACTTCAGACCCTGCTTATCAGCATGGCGCCGCATTGCCGGGCGGAACCCGGAAATCTGCGTTGGGATGTCTGGCGCGACTCTTCAAACGAGGATCGCTACGTTCTCGATGAACTCTATCGAGACCGAGCCGCTGTAGAGGCGCATCGAGACACGCCCCACTTTCAAGATTATTTGGCTAGGATCACTGAGCTTGCGGAGAGAACGGCAGTGGTCTCGGGTCCGGTGGACGTCAAATAA
- a CDS encoding efflux RND transporter periplasmic adaptor subunit — translation MAAEPLNLTLDGVVEPRARVAVANQVTGIVSRVLVVSGRQVEIGEPLFEIDAAEFEIDVAAAKAALDESIAQLRLAEDVAERQSRLAERGSGAEARATQAMIEVNVAKAVVARQESALRRAELALRRTRIVASIAGIVRPRVAPGAFVEAEAGTVLAEIVQTDPILVGYSVSYEDRQRSLKKAGTTSARDMFDKIVLSLVLPSGETYAHHGQPKFESAEVDRSTGMLTTWAEFPNPDGVLVPGLTVQVLSAIHSGPPSTRAAQ, via the coding sequence ATGGCGGCCGAGCCGCTAAACCTCACGTTAGACGGTGTCGTCGAGCCGCGGGCGAGGGTCGCCGTCGCCAACCAGGTCACGGGTATCGTAAGCCGGGTTTTGGTCGTTTCAGGTCGGCAAGTCGAAATCGGTGAGCCGCTGTTCGAGATCGATGCGGCGGAATTCGAGATCGACGTCGCGGCGGCGAAAGCGGCGCTCGATGAATCGATTGCGCAGCTGCGACTGGCGGAGGACGTAGCAGAACGGCAAAGCCGCCTTGCCGAACGCGGGAGCGGAGCGGAAGCGCGCGCCACGCAAGCAATGATCGAAGTCAACGTCGCAAAAGCGGTGGTCGCAAGGCAGGAAAGCGCCTTACGCAGAGCGGAGTTGGCGCTTCGGCGGACGCGTATCGTTGCGTCGATTGCCGGTATCGTGCGCCCTCGCGTGGCGCCGGGTGCCTTCGTCGAAGCGGAGGCTGGAACGGTCCTGGCCGAGATCGTCCAGACCGATCCGATCCTGGTCGGCTACAGCGTTTCCTACGAGGATCGGCAGCGGTCTCTCAAGAAGGCGGGGACGACGTCGGCGCGCGACATGTTCGACAAAATCGTTCTCTCTCTCGTCCTCCCCTCCGGAGAAACTTACGCGCATCATGGACAGCCGAAGTTCGAAAGTGCGGAAGTGGACAGGAGCACCGGCATGCTGACGACCTGGGCGGAATTCCCGAACCCGGACGGGGTTCTCGTGCCCGGCCTCACCGTGCAGGTTCTCTCGGCGATTCACAGCGGTCCGCCTTCAACGCGAGCAGCCCAGTGA
- a CDS encoding response regulator: MSNDPIVYVLDDDRAVRASLETLLESAGYAVRTFSSADDYLARERVDAPSCLVLDVRLKGKSGLEIHRELVREGDTQPIIFITGHGDIQMSVAAMKAGAVEFLTKPFRDQDLLDAVCSAVSRDARQREEARLLAAVIRRYNTLSPREREVMQLLASGLMSKQVAERLGLSQVTVKMHRAQIMQKLEAENLADLIRVWERLKGLPSIN; the protein is encoded by the coding sequence ATGAGCAACGATCCGATCGTCTACGTGCTCGACGACGATCGTGCTGTCCGTGCGTCTCTAGAGACCTTGCTCGAGTCAGCTGGCTACGCCGTGCGGACGTTTTCCTCCGCAGACGATTATCTGGCGCGAGAGCGCGTCGACGCTCCGAGCTGTCTCGTGCTCGATGTCCGTCTCAAAGGAAAGAGCGGGCTCGAAATTCACCGAGAACTCGTGCGTGAGGGAGACACGCAGCCGATCATCTTTATTACGGGGCATGGCGATATTCAGATGTCGGTCGCTGCGATGAAGGCCGGTGCCGTCGAATTTCTAACCAAGCCTTTCCGGGACCAGGATCTGCTCGACGCGGTCTGTTCCGCCGTTTCGCGGGATGCCCGGCAAAGGGAAGAGGCGCGCCTGCTCGCGGCGGTCATTCGCCGTTACAACACCCTGTCGCCGCGAGAGCGGGAAGTCATGCAGCTTCTTGCGTCCGGCCTGATGAGCAAACAGGTCGCAGAACGTCTCGGCCTCAGCCAGGTCACGGTCAAGATGCATCGCGCTCAGATCATGCAGAAGCTGGAAGCCGAGAACCTCGCCGACCTGATCAGGGTTTGGGAGCGCCTCAAGGGGCTTCCCTCTATCAACTGA
- a CDS encoding MASE4 domain-containing protein — protein sequence MVTTSLPTDAQLRVIFVVVVVLIVALAVTAPYARQPTHGTEIFVPAYAAAIFMIEVTTAAILLATFRVRGSIPLLVLASGYLLSGVLSVPWALTFPGVFQSVGLEENLQSTAWIAAIRRIGFASAIVGYAAIDPSRTKRMPGQWILATVAGIGLFVASALWVILAKGDDLPRFMADARTTTSIWAYIPALSLAFYAIAFVTLLTRRRSTLDIWMCVVLFSLCVEILLISYLGGGIRLSVGWWSGRFFGLVAAGTVLFVLLAETTGNYMRLARATANERRARLNRLTAMEVLSASIAHEINQPLSSIVNNANAGLRWLSRDDPRMDKAKEALEMIADEGHRADKVVSGIRQMFLKRAQERVLVDLRQVIDDVIARGRQERLLAGVEVVRHFPPDSRFVECNAVQMGQAVSNILDNAVDAMKDGDRRIRRITIRIDDPDPGEVEVSFADTGPGIAPDIADRVFLPFVSGKGEGMGMGLMFCQSVVEAHGGRIWIVSNRPSGLELRFTLPVDSSRIGDAVS from the coding sequence TTGGTTACGACGTCGCTGCCGACTGACGCGCAGCTACGCGTGATTTTCGTCGTTGTCGTCGTTCTCATTGTTGCGCTCGCGGTGACCGCACCATACGCCCGTCAGCCAACACACGGGACAGAGATTTTCGTTCCTGCTTACGCGGCGGCCATCTTCATGATCGAGGTGACGACCGCGGCTATCCTTCTCGCCACCTTTCGGGTGCGCGGATCAATACCGCTTCTCGTTCTTGCCTCAGGATACCTCCTCTCAGGAGTGCTTTCTGTTCCGTGGGCATTGACCTTCCCAGGCGTATTCCAGAGCGTTGGGCTCGAAGAGAACCTTCAATCGACGGCATGGATCGCAGCGATCCGACGGATCGGGTTTGCTTCAGCGATTGTCGGCTATGCTGCAATCGATCCGAGCCGGACGAAACGAATGCCGGGGCAATGGATACTCGCCACAGTTGCTGGCATCGGGTTGTTTGTCGCATCGGCATTATGGGTCATTCTGGCCAAGGGGGATGACCTTCCGCGGTTCATGGCGGATGCAAGAACCACCACGTCGATATGGGCGTACATACCGGCCCTATCGTTAGCTTTTTACGCGATCGCGTTTGTTACTCTGCTGACAAGACGCCGTTCGACGCTCGATATTTGGATGTGCGTCGTACTCTTCTCGCTCTGCGTTGAAATCCTACTGATCTCCTATTTGGGCGGAGGCATCAGGCTCAGCGTCGGCTGGTGGTCCGGGCGCTTCTTCGGCCTAGTTGCCGCCGGAACCGTGCTGTTCGTCCTTCTTGCGGAAACGACCGGCAACTACATGCGTCTCGCGCGAGCCACGGCGAACGAAAGACGCGCAAGGCTCAACAGGCTGACGGCCATGGAGGTCTTGTCCGCATCCATTGCCCATGAGATCAACCAGCCGTTATCCAGCATCGTGAACAATGCCAATGCCGGTCTGCGATGGCTGTCACGGGACGATCCGCGGATGGACAAGGCCAAAGAGGCACTCGAGATGATCGCCGACGAGGGACATCGCGCCGATAAGGTGGTGTCAGGAATCAGGCAAATGTTCCTCAAACGGGCGCAAGAGCGGGTGCTCGTGGACCTGAGACAGGTTATTGATGATGTGATTGCTCGGGGCAGACAGGAGCGCCTCCTCGCCGGGGTGGAGGTTGTGCGACACTTTCCGCCAGACTCCAGGTTCGTGGAATGTAACGCCGTTCAAATGGGACAGGCCGTTTCCAATATTCTCGACAATGCCGTCGATGCGATGAAGGATGGAGATCGACGAATACGGAGGATCACAATTCGGATCGACGATCCCGATCCTGGCGAGGTCGAAGTTTCATTTGCCGACACAGGGCCAGGGATAGCCCCGGATATCGCCGATCGGGTCTTTTTGCCGTTTGTATCCGGCAAAGGTGAAGGGATGGGCATGGGTCTGATGTTCTGCCAGTCAGTAGTCGAAGCGCACGGCGGTCGAATTTGGATCGTTTCGAATAGGCCATCGGGGCTGGAGCTGCGCTTCACGCTACCCGTGGACTCTTCCCGCATCGGAGACGCAGTCTCATGA
- a CDS encoding XapX domain-containing protein, translating into MKLYLVSLGAGILVGVVYSLLDVRSPAPPVVALIGLLGILIGEQLLPVAKHIISGHGLATAIDHANCRRHVMGALPSNSDDRACDVEGGDRR; encoded by the coding sequence TTGAAGCTTTATCTCGTCTCGCTCGGAGCAGGCATTCTTGTCGGCGTCGTTTACAGCCTTCTCGACGTGCGCTCGCCTGCGCCGCCCGTGGTGGCGTTGATCGGGCTCCTCGGGATCCTGATCGGCGAACAGCTTCTTCCGGTCGCTAAGCACATTATCAGCGGACATGGCCTCGCTACCGCGATCGATCACGCCAATTGCCGTCGCCACGTTATGGGTGCGCTTCCCTCGAATTCGGATGATCGCGCGTGCGACGTCGAAGGTGGCGACCGAAGATAA
- a CDS encoding response regulator transcription factor, translated as MSGARILIVDDEPQILRFLKPSLAAAGYDVVAATTGKDALKAAATLSPQVIVLDLGLPDMDGKDVIRELRSWSRTPILVLSARDREAEKIESLDLGADDYINKPFGIGELTARLRAALRHAAQQASEQTQFKAGSLEVDVLAHKVTRDGAPVKLTPKEFDLLAILVRNAGRVLTHRQILTAVWGPAHTEDLQYLRVFVGQLRQKLRPSPDAPELILTEPGIGYRLAIDP; from the coding sequence ATGAGTGGTGCGCGCATCCTGATTGTCGACGACGAGCCACAGATTCTTCGCTTCCTGAAGCCGAGTCTCGCGGCCGCCGGATACGACGTCGTGGCGGCCACAACGGGAAAGGACGCCCTCAAGGCGGCCGCGACCCTGTCGCCACAGGTGATTGTGCTCGACCTGGGCCTTCCCGACATGGACGGCAAGGACGTGATCCGCGAGCTTCGGAGCTGGTCCCGCACACCGATCCTAGTGCTCTCGGCGCGCGATCGTGAAGCCGAGAAGATCGAATCCCTCGACCTCGGTGCCGATGACTACATCAACAAGCCCTTTGGGATTGGCGAGCTGACCGCAAGGCTGCGGGCCGCCCTCCGCCATGCCGCGCAGCAGGCCTCGGAGCAAACCCAATTCAAAGCCGGGAGCCTTGAGGTGGATGTGTTGGCGCACAAGGTTACGCGCGACGGCGCGCCCGTGAAGCTCACACCCAAGGAGTTCGATCTGCTCGCCATTCTGGTGCGCAATGCGGGGCGCGTCCTCACCCATCGCCAGATTCTGACTGCGGTCTGGGGACCGGCCCACACGGAGGACCTGCAGTATCTGAGGGTCTTTGTCGGCCAGCTGCGCCAGAAGCTCAGACCTTCGCCCGATGCGCCGGAGTTGATCCTGACCGAGCCCGGGATCGGCTATCGCCTCGCGATCGACCCGTAG
- a CDS encoding MFS transporter, with translation MTNATDTRAVTPPGAWSPFRHSAFTLLWFATLVSNIGTWMHDVGAGWLMTELSPSPFVVAAVQAATTLPIFLFALPAGALADIVDRRRLLIAVNLFLGCVAALLAFLVSRDAVTPMLLLSITFVMGTGVAIMAPAWQAVVPQLVPREELTSAVALNSMGINISRAIGPALAGFLIVAYGMAVPFVLNAVSIIGIVIALLWWRAPEAKQSRLPAETLVPAMISGVRYTLHSRPVKSTLLRAAAFFVFGSAFWALLPLIARNVLAGGASLYGILLGCLGAGAVAGAVFLPQVKSQVGADGAVMLGTVGLSTVMVLIALVPDSYVAAGCAVVAGISWIAVMSTLNVSAQTALPNWVRARGLSIFLMVFYGSMTAGSLLWGHLATHVGIPAALVTAAAGALVALLITRGIKLSQGESMDLTPSMHWPEPVIDPGHETDRGPVMIQIVYDIEADDRGRFVELMGQLAQARRRNGAFGWSLMEDLSIPNRFVETWQEASWLQHMRHHEHVSADDRAVQQQIWKLNRSGEASATHFMSVT, from the coding sequence GTGACGAACGCCACCGATACGCGAGCCGTGACGCCTCCCGGAGCATGGTCTCCATTCCGACACTCGGCGTTCACGCTGTTGTGGTTCGCGACGCTCGTCTCGAACATCGGCACCTGGATGCACGATGTCGGCGCAGGGTGGCTCATGACGGAGCTATCGCCCTCGCCGTTCGTCGTTGCAGCGGTTCAAGCCGCCACCACGCTGCCTATTTTCCTGTTCGCGCTGCCGGCAGGCGCTCTCGCGGACATTGTCGACCGGCGGCGTCTCCTGATCGCGGTCAATCTCTTTCTTGGATGCGTCGCCGCATTGCTGGCGTTCCTCGTGAGCCGGGATGCGGTCACGCCGATGTTGCTTCTCTCGATTACGTTTGTGATGGGGACGGGCGTCGCCATCATGGCGCCGGCTTGGCAGGCCGTGGTTCCGCAACTGGTTCCAAGGGAAGAGCTGACGTCGGCGGTGGCGCTCAACTCGATGGGCATCAACATCAGCCGTGCCATCGGCCCCGCGCTCGCCGGCTTCCTCATCGTCGCCTACGGCATGGCCGTGCCGTTCGTGCTCAATGCGGTGAGCATTATCGGTATCGTGATTGCGCTTCTGTGGTGGCGGGCACCCGAGGCCAAGCAAAGCCGTTTGCCGGCTGAAACGCTCGTTCCGGCGATGATCTCGGGCGTGCGCTACACGCTTCACAGTCGCCCCGTGAAATCGACCCTTTTGAGAGCTGCAGCCTTCTTCGTGTTCGGAAGCGCCTTCTGGGCCCTGCTTCCGCTGATCGCTCGCAACGTTCTGGCGGGAGGCGCTTCTCTCTACGGCATCCTGCTCGGCTGCCTCGGCGCTGGCGCCGTCGCCGGCGCGGTCTTTCTCCCGCAGGTCAAATCCCAGGTCGGAGCCGATGGCGCCGTGATGCTCGGAACGGTGGGGCTCTCGACCGTCATGGTCCTTATTGCGCTGGTGCCCGATTCCTATGTCGCGGCCGGATGCGCGGTCGTGGCAGGCATCTCGTGGATCGCGGTGATGTCTACGCTCAACGTGTCGGCCCAGACGGCGCTGCCAAACTGGGTGCGCGCACGGGGGCTATCCATTTTTCTCATGGTCTTCTACGGATCGATGACGGCTGGAAGCCTGCTGTGGGGACATCTTGCGACGCATGTCGGGATTCCCGCGGCGCTCGTCACGGCGGCCGCGGGGGCCCTCGTCGCCCTGTTGATCACGCGCGGGATCAAGCTCAGCCAGGGCGAGAGCATGGATCTCACGCCGTCGATGCATTGGCCCGAGCCCGTTATCGATCCTGGCCACGAGACAGATCGCGGGCCCGTCATGATCCAGATCGTCTACGATATCGAGGCGGATGACCGTGGGCGTTTCGTCGAACTCATGGGGCAACTCGCGCAAGCGCGACGCCGAAACGGAGCTTTCGGCTGGTCGCTGATGGAGGACCTGAGCATTCCCAATCGCTTCGTGGAGACGTGGCAGGAGGCGTCATGGCTACAGCACATGCGCCACCACGAGCATGTGAGCGCCGATGATCGCGCCGTGCAGCAGCAAATCTGGAAGCTCAATCGCTCAGGCGAGGCTTCGGCAACTCACTTCATGTCAGTGACGTGA
- a CDS encoding hydrolase: MSYLTEVLTPQNSQLIFIDQQPQMAFGVQSIDRQTLKNNVVALAKAARVFNIPTVITTVETESFSGHTYPELLSVFPDVSLLERTSMNSWDDQKVRDALAKAGRKKVVVSGLWTEVCNTTFALSAMNDADYEIYMVADASGGTSKDAHDFAMQRMTQAGVVPVTWLQVLLEWQRDWARRDTYEAVTGIVKEHGGAYGMGVDYAYTMVHKAPERAEHGPVLDPVAAA; this comes from the coding sequence ATGTCTTATCTCACCGAAGTCCTTACGCCGCAAAACAGTCAGCTCATCTTCATCGACCAGCAGCCCCAGATGGCATTCGGGGTCCAGTCTATCGATCGCCAGACTCTCAAGAACAACGTCGTCGCTCTCGCAAAGGCCGCCAGGGTGTTCAACATTCCGACGGTCATCACCACCGTCGAGACGGAATCCTTTTCAGGGCACACGTATCCGGAGCTCCTCTCCGTTTTTCCGGATGTGTCGCTGCTCGAACGGACGTCGATGAACTCTTGGGATGACCAGAAGGTCCGCGATGCCCTTGCCAAAGCCGGGCGCAAGAAGGTGGTCGTCTCTGGGCTTTGGACGGAGGTCTGCAACACGACGTTCGCGCTGTCGGCCATGAACGATGCCGACTACGAGATCTACATGGTGGCCGATGCATCGGGCGGAACCTCCAAGGATGCACACGATTTTGCCATGCAGCGCATGACCCAGGCCGGCGTGGTGCCGGTGACGTGGCTTCAGGTGCTGCTGGAGTGGCAGCGCGACTGGGCTCGCCGCGATACGTACGAGGCTGTGACGGGCATCGTGAAGGAGCACGGAGGCGCCTACGGAATGGGTGTCGATTACGCTTACACCATGGTGCACAAGGCGCCCGAGCGTGCCGAGCATGGCCCCGTGCTCGATCCCGTCGCTGCTGCGTAA
- a CDS encoding type 1 glutamine amidotransferase domain-containing protein, whose translation MTQHVLFIVTNAAVIGPHNRKTGFFFAEVAHPFEVLDKAGIAIEFASPAGGWTPHDAYDEQDPAQKEFFESKAFRRLNHSRKLSEVDAADYDAILVPGGLGPVVDIARNADVQKAIVRAWSTGKIVTAVCHGPVSLLGVDLGDGTPFVRGKKLTAFSAKEEYDYAREDVPYGPEDALRAEGADYSSADNWQPHVVVDGRLITGQNPASAEPLAKELLAALKRTA comes from the coding sequence ATGACGCAGCATGTACTTTTCATCGTCACCAACGCGGCCGTGATCGGCCCGCACAATCGTAAAACCGGCTTCTTTTTCGCCGAGGTCGCTCATCCGTTCGAGGTGCTCGACAAGGCCGGGATCGCGATCGAGTTCGCGTCACCTGCAGGTGGATGGACGCCGCACGACGCCTACGACGAGCAAGACCCCGCCCAGAAAGAGTTTTTCGAGAGCAAGGCCTTTCGTCGGCTGAATCACAGCCGCAAGCTGTCGGAAGTAGACGCCGCGGATTATGACGCCATCCTTGTGCCTGGTGGCCTGGGCCCCGTGGTCGACATCGCACGCAATGCGGACGTCCAGAAGGCCATCGTCCGCGCCTGGAGCACGGGTAAGATCGTGACGGCTGTGTGTCACGGTCCGGTCTCGCTGCTCGGTGTGGATCTCGGTGACGGCACACCGTTCGTGCGCGGCAAGAAGCTCACGGCGTTCTCGGCAAAGGAAGAATATGATTACGCCCGCGAGGATGTACCGTACGGTCCTGAGGACGCGCTGAGGGCCGAGGGGGCCGATTACTCGTCCGCCGACAACTGGCAGCCGCATGTCGTTGTAGATGGCCGTCTCATTACCGGCCAGAACCCCGCCTCGGCGGAACCGCTGGCCAAAGAGTTGCTCGCCGCCCTCAAGCGGACTGCTTGA
- a CDS encoding tyrosine-type recombinase/integrase — protein MEQDHALAADKITRRTPWNKGKLVGAKPPLKPSHVWSIRTKLQIEGKKRDLALFNLAIDSKLRGCDVVAVKVEDVVAVKVEDVAPSGYATDRATIRQKKTGRPVRFELTDQTRQALDDYLRRTDRKSGQFLFAGRGDTGGLTTRQYARLVQEWVASIGLDPAKFGTHSLRRTKAVLIYRRTGNLRAVQLLLGHSKIESTVRYLGIEVDDAIEIAEKIDI, from the coding sequence ATGGAACAAGACCATGCACTTGCTGCTGACAAGATCACGCGCCGGACGCCTTGGAACAAAGGGAAACTCGTCGGCGCAAAGCCGCCCCTGAAGCCGAGCCATGTCTGGTCGATCCGAACGAAGCTGCAAATCGAGGGCAAGAAGCGTGATCTCGCCCTGTTTAATCTTGCGATCGATAGCAAGCTGCGCGGCTGCGACGTCGTCGCCGTCAAAGTTGAGGACGTCGTCGCCGTCAAAGTTGAGGACGTCGCGCCGAGCGGATATGCGACGGATCGAGCGACAATCAGGCAGAAGAAGACTGGCAGACCAGTTCGGTTCGAGCTTACCGACCAAACCCGACAGGCACTCGATGACTACCTGAGACGCACCGACAGAAAGTCGGGCCAGTTTCTGTTTGCGGGTCGTGGCGACACGGGCGGCCTGACTACTCGGCAGTACGCCCGGCTCGTGCAGGAGTGGGTGGCCAGCATAGGCCTCGATCCGGCAAAGTTTGGCACGCATTCGCTGCGACGCACGAAGGCGGTACTGATTTACCGGAGGACTGGCAACCTGAGGGCCGTCCAGCTTCTGCTTGGACATTCCAAGATTGAGAGCACCGTGCGGTACCTCGGCATCGAGGTCGATGACGCGATTGAGATCGCAGAGAAGATCGATATCTAA